Proteins from one Primulina huaijiensis isolate GDHJ02 chromosome 18, ASM1229523v2, whole genome shotgun sequence genomic window:
- the LOC140963749 gene encoding clavaminate synthase-like protein At3g21360: MEFTCEEFKVGKCEGEKLVDGETMPLVLQPPEGGKNDVESLLVALKDNKEWFEQMIIKNSAVLLRGFDVNSAVEFNDIVEVCGWDDIRYVGPAPRTHIYKRVWTANEGPLSEFIYYHHEMVLIKEFPKMVILYCEIPPPEGGETPFVPSFRVAERALEEFPAEVEELEKKGLRYTFTALSKDDTSSMRGRGWEDAFGTSDRVEAEKRAKALGMDMEWLPNGGVKTILGPRNLTRVFDGRKGRRMWFNTLVGMYGKELSSATMADGTEIPEKFVKRCEEIIEEESIQFKWKKGDVLFLDNYALLHGRRPSLPPRKVLVATCT; this comes from the exons ATGGAGTTCACTTGCGAGGAATTCAAGGTCGGGAAATGTGAGGGTGAAAAGCTGGTGGATGGTGAAACGATGCCACTGGTGTTGCAGCCTCCGGAGGGCGGCAAGAACGATGTAGAATCGTTGCTCGTGGCGTTGAAAGACAACAAGGAATGGTTTGAGCAGATGATAATCAAGAACAGCGCTGTTCTTTTGAGGGGATTTGATGTGAATAGCGCAGTGGAGTTCAATGATATTGTTGAGGTCTGCGGGTGGGACGATATTCGGTACGTAGGGCCGGCGCCCAGGACGCATATTTACAAGAGGGTTTGGACAGCCAATGAAGGACCTCTGTCGGAGTTCATATACTACCATCATGAAATGGTCTTG ATAAAGGAATTTCCAAAAATGGTGATTCTTTACTGCGAAATACCTCCACCAGAAGGTGGGGAGACGCCTTTTGTGCCTAGTTTTCGAGTCGCAGAGCGTGCGTTGGAGGAGTTTCCAGCAGAGGTGGAGGAATTGGAGAAGAAAGGGCTGAGGTATACTTTCACCGCTCTTAGCAAGGACGATACTTCCTCCATGAGAGGTCGCGGTTGGGAAGATGCTTTCGGAACCTCCGATCGTGTGGAAGCAGAGAAAAG GGCAAAGGCACTAGGAATGGATATGGAATGGCTACCTAATGGTGGGGTGAAGACCATACTAGGCCCAAGAAATTTGACAAGAGTGTTCGACGGACGAAAAGGGAGACGAATGTGGTTTAACACGTTGGTTGGCATGTACGGGAAAGAGCTGAGCTCGGCTACGATGGCTGACGGAACCGAGATCCCGGAGAAATTCGTGAAGAGATGCGAGGAGATCATCGAAGAGGAAAGTATCCAATTCAAGTGGAAGAAAGGTGATGTGCTGTTTTTAGATAACTATGCGTTGCTCCATGGCAGGAGGCCTAGTCTTCCACCTAGAAAGGTTTTGGTTGCTACTTGCACTTGA
- the LOC140963747 gene encoding protein decapping 5-like — protein sequence MAAESSTAASSSRSGGGGASADSYVGSLISLTSKSEIRYEGVLYSINTEESSIGLRNVRSFGTEGRKKDGPQVPPSDKIYEYILFRGTDIKDLQVKSSPPVPATPPINNDPAIIQSHYSHPTSTPTSLPPLIGPSSDPGAHSAQMGLPGSAFQSGMPLYQPVANLNSWSPSPNGNNSGPPMPMYWQGFYGAPGGLPQLPQQSLLRPPPGLSIPPSMQQMQFSGFNSSLAMPPANLSGSTPLPDYHSSLGPSSVTSTSLTSSSFPASTSSFNIPLLQPMSLASDTTMKPLQGKASISSISTSTPSSTLSSLAPLSVPAPETAGVPLVTTKPSATINLTSVQQLAISQPVTSIAGTSVSVLSETRMPSLVTPGQLLQSGPATTASHQPLQTVQKDVEVVQVSPRPSSELSNPVAKDSQPPLLPLPPNARGHKPNGATYLMRNNYRGRGGRGYGTSRPVTKFTEDFDFMAMNEKFEKDKVWGYLGKSNKSQSKDKEGNISDSYDDDLQEEDDADFPKIEAKPVYNKDDFFDTLSCDTLAYDPNHGRTRYSEQMKLDTETFGEFSRYQGGRRGRGPGRGGGSQFRGSYHGRGYGGYGYPNRGRGRGV from the exons ATGGCGGCCGAGAGTTCAACGGCGGCGTCGAGTAGTAGATCTGGTGGCGGCGGAGCCTCGGCGGACTCGTATGTTGGCAGCTTGATAAGTTTGACCTCGAAAAGTGAAATTAGGTATGAAGGTGTATTGTACAGTATTAACACCGAAGAATCCAGCATCGGGTTGCGCAACG TGAGATCATTTGGAACAGAAGGACGAAAAAAGGATGGTCCGCAAGTTCCTCCCAGCGATAAAATTTACGAATACATACTGTTCAGAGGAACCGATATTAAG GATTTACAGGTGAAATCCTCTCCACCAGTTCCAGCTACACCACCCATAAACAATGATCCTGCAATTATTCAA TCTCACTATTCTCATCCAACATCCACACCCACAAGTTTGCCTCCTCTGATTGGGCCATCATCAGATCCTGGTGCCCATTCTGCACAAATGGGACTACCTGGATCAGCTTTCCAAAGTGGTATGCCTTTGTATCAACCTGTGGCGAACTTGAATTCTTGGTCCCCTTCTCCGAATGGAAATAATAGTGGCCCACCTATGCCAATGTATTGGCAAGGATTCTATGGCGCTCCTGGCGGGCTTCCTCAATTACCTCAGCAATCATTGCTTCGACCGCCTCCTGGATTGTCAATTCCTCCTTCCATGCAACAGATGCAATTTTCGGGTTTTAACTCATCTTTAGCCATGCCACCAGCAAACTTGTCTGGTTCTACTCCTTTACCAGATTATCATTCTTCTTTGGGTCCCAGTTCTGTAACTTCTACTAGTTTAACCTCTTCCTCTTTTCCTGCCTCAACTTCGTCTTTCAATATTCCTCTTCTGCAGCCTATGTCCCTTGCATCTGACACAACCATGAAACCACTACAAGGAAAAGCTTCCATATCCTCTATCTCTACTTCAACACCAAGCTCTACCTTATCATCTTTAGCTCCACTGTCTGTTCCAGCTCCTGAAACTGCAGGTGTACCTTTAGTTACTACCAAACCTAGTGCAACAATTAATTTGACATCCGTGCAACAGCTGGCCATATCTCAACCTGTAACATCAATTGCTGGTACATCTGTTTCTGTTCTTTCTGAAACGCGAATGCCATCACTTGTTACCCCGGGGCAACTGCTGCAATCAGGACCAGCTACTACGGCGTCACATCAACCTTTACAAACTGTTCAGAAGGATGTGGAAGTAGTTCAAGTGTCTCCAAGGCCATCTTCTGAATTATCAAATCCAGTAGCAAAGGATTCTCAACCACCACTATTACCATTACCTCCAAATGCACGTGGTCATAAG CCAAATGGAGCTACTTATCTCATGCGTAACAATTACAGAGGACGTGGAGGAAGAGGATATGGG ACTTCACGTCCTGTGACAAAGTTCACcgaagattttgattttatggCGATGAATGAGAAATTCGAAAAGGACAAAGTTTGGGGTTATCTGGGAAAAAGTAATAAATCCCAATCAAAGGACAAGGAAGGCAACATAAGCGACAGTTATGATGATGATTTACAGGAAGAGGATGATGCTGACTTTCCAAAAATTGAGGCCAAG CCTGTTTATAACAAGGATGATTTTTTCGACACCCTTTCTTGCGACACCCTTGCCTATGACCCTAATCATGGAAGAACTAGGTATTCTGAACAAATGAAGTTAGATACAGAG ACGTTTGGAGAATTTTCAAGATATCAGGGTGGACGTCGAGGCCGTGGCCCTGGTCGTGGTGGTGGCAGCCAATTCCGTGGCTCTTACCATGGAAGAGGTTATGGTGGATACGGCTATCCTAATAGGGGCCGTGGTCGAGGTGTGTAG